One Malus sylvestris chromosome 14, drMalSylv7.2, whole genome shotgun sequence DNA segment encodes these proteins:
- the LOC126600973 gene encoding target of rapamycin complex subunit LST8-like isoform X2: MIQQPSVILATASYDHTIRFWEAKSGRCYRTIQYPDSQVNKLEITPDKRFLAAAGNPHIRLFDVNTNSPQPVMSYESHSNNVMAVGFQCDGNWMYSGSEDGTVKIWDLRAPGCQREYESRAAVNTVVLHPNQTELISGDQNGNIRVWDLTANLCSCELVPEVDTAVRSLTVMWDGSLVVAANNHGTCYVWRLLHGNQTMSNFEPLHKLQAHKGYILKCLLSPEFCEPHRYLATASSDHTVKIWNVDGFTLEKTLVGHQRWVWDCVFSADGAYLITG; encoded by the exons ATGATCCAACAACCATCGGTGATCCTTGCAACTGCTAGCTATGATCACACTATTCGGTTTTGGGAGGCCAAAAGTGGCCGCTGCTACCGTACCATCCAGTACCCTGATTCA CAAGTTAATAAGCTCGAGATAACTCCAGATAAACGCTTCCTGGCTGCAGCCGGAAATCCTCACATTCGATTATTTGATGTTAATACAAATAGCCCTCAACCG GTGATGAGCTATGAGTCACATAGTAATAATGTAATGGCTGTAGGGTTTCAATGCGATGGGAACTGGATGTATTCAGGTTCTGAGGATGGTACAGTAAAAATTTGGGATCTGAG agctccaggtTGTCAAAGGGAATATGAAAGTCGTGCAGCTGTTAACACTGTTGTGCTTCACCCGAACCAG ACTGAACTAATATCTGGGGACCAAAATGGCAATATTCGTGTTTGGGATTTGACAGCAAATTTGTGCAGCTGTGAATTG GTTCCAGAGGTGGACACGGCTGTAAGGTCATTAACAGTTATGTGGGATGGGAGCTTGGTTGTTGCAGCAAATAATCATGGGACATGCTACGTTTGGCGCTTGTTGCATGGAAACCAG ACGATGTCAAATTTTGAGCCACTTCATAAGCTGCAAGCACACAAGGGATACATTCTTAAATGTCTTCTTTCACCTGAATTCTGTGAACCCCACAG ATACTTGGCAACCGCCTCTTCGGACCACACTGTCAAGATATGGAATGTAGATGGTTTCACATTAGAGAAAACTTTAGTAG GACATCAACGGTGGGTGTGGGACTGTGTTTTCTCAGCGGACGGTGCCTATCTTATAACAG GGTGA
- the LOC126600973 gene encoding target of rapamycin complex subunit LST8-like isoform X1 has translation MIQQPSVILATASYDHTIRFWEAKSGRCYRTIQYPDSQVNKLEITPDKRFLAAAGNPHIRLFDVNTNSPQPVMSYESHSNNVMAVGFQCDGNWMYSGSEDGTVKIWDLRAPGCQREYESRAAVNTVVLHPNQTELISGDQNGNIRVWDLTANLCSCELVPEVDTAVRSLTVMWDGSLVVAANNHGTCYVWRLLHGNQTMSNFEPLHKLQAHKGYILKCLLSPEFCEPHRYLATASSDHTVKIWNVDGFTLEKTLVGHQRWVWDCVFSADGAYLITASSDTTARLWSMSTGEDIRVYQGNHKATICCALHDGAEPSAS, from the exons ATGATCCAACAACCATCGGTGATCCTTGCAACTGCTAGCTATGATCACACTATTCGGTTTTGGGAGGCCAAAAGTGGCCGCTGCTACCGTACCATCCAGTACCCTGATTCA CAAGTTAATAAGCTCGAGATAACTCCAGATAAACGCTTCCTGGCTGCAGCCGGAAATCCTCACATTCGATTATTTGATGTTAATACAAATAGCCCTCAACCG GTGATGAGCTATGAGTCACATAGTAATAATGTAATGGCTGTAGGGTTTCAATGCGATGGGAACTGGATGTATTCAGGTTCTGAGGATGGTACAGTAAAAATTTGGGATCTGAG agctccaggtTGTCAAAGGGAATATGAAAGTCGTGCAGCTGTTAACACTGTTGTGCTTCACCCGAACCAG ACTGAACTAATATCTGGGGACCAAAATGGCAATATTCGTGTTTGGGATTTGACAGCAAATTTGTGCAGCTGTGAATTG GTTCCAGAGGTGGACACGGCTGTAAGGTCATTAACAGTTATGTGGGATGGGAGCTTGGTTGTTGCAGCAAATAATCATGGGACATGCTACGTTTGGCGCTTGTTGCATGGAAACCAG ACGATGTCAAATTTTGAGCCACTTCATAAGCTGCAAGCACACAAGGGATACATTCTTAAATGTCTTCTTTCACCTGAATTCTGTGAACCCCACAG ATACTTGGCAACCGCCTCTTCGGACCACACTGTCAAGATATGGAATGTAGATGGTTTCACATTAGAGAAAACTTTAGTAG GACATCAACGGTGGGTGTGGGACTGTGTTTTCTCAGCGGACGGTGCCTATCTTATAACAG CTTCCTCTGATACAACAGCGAGACTTTGGTCCATGTCCACCGGTGAAGATATCAGGGTGTATCAGGGGAATCACAAAGCAACAATTTGTTGTGCACTCCATGATGGAGCCGAACCTTCTGCATCCTGA